Proteins encoded in a region of the Candidatus Margulisiibacteriota bacterium genome:
- the fmt gene encoding methionyl-tRNA formyltransferase, which translates to MKLVYFGTPEPAADVLAGLLKAGLTPALVVTQPDRPKGRGQIVGHSPVKEIALDHNLPLEQPERVRNNPVFKALLESIKPDLCIVVAYGQILPADILAIPRLGFINLHASLLPKYRGAAPVQWALINGEKESGVTVIRLTEELDAGPILARQAVLITPEDNAETYLRKAFVAGQELLLNLLPKLEAGEVRSIEQNEAEVTYAPTLKKESGAIDWRKSAVEIANLVRGTLPWPVAHTIYRGRQLKLFNVQTVDLPEIAPHRTVGEIVAIIKGEGLVIATGLGHLLIKEVQLDGGKRMSCASFLAGHDVEIGETLPN; encoded by the coding sequence ATGAAGCTGGTCTACTTTGGTACCCCTGAACCAGCTGCCGATGTCTTGGCTGGATTGCTAAAAGCTGGCTTGACTCCTGCTCTGGTCGTTACCCAGCCCGATCGGCCGAAAGGCCGAGGACAAATAGTCGGGCATTCGCCGGTTAAAGAGATCGCGCTTGATCATAACTTACCGTTGGAACAACCGGAGCGGGTAAGAAACAACCCGGTTTTTAAGGCGCTATTGGAATCAATCAAGCCGGATCTTTGTATCGTTGTCGCTTATGGTCAGATCCTGCCGGCCGACATCTTGGCTATTCCCAGGCTAGGTTTTATTAATCTCCATGCCTCTCTCTTGCCAAAGTACCGGGGGGCCGCTCCGGTCCAATGGGCGTTGATCAATGGGGAGAAAGAAAGCGGTGTAACTGTAATTAGGCTAACCGAAGAGCTGGATGCCGGTCCGATCCTGGCGCGACAGGCGGTGCTTATCACGCCGGAGGACAATGCCGAAACCTACCTGCGTAAAGCTTTTGTCGCCGGGCAGGAGCTACTGCTTAATTTATTGCCGAAGCTGGAAGCCGGGGAAGTCCGGTCGATCGAACAGAATGAGGCCGAAGTGACCTATGCGCCGACCCTGAAAAAGGAAAGCGGCGCCATTGATTGGCGAAAATCAGCCGTCGAGATCGCTAATCTGGTGCGGGGAACCCTTCCATGGCCGGTTGCCCACACCATATATAGGGGTAGGCAATTGAAGTTGTTTAATGTTCAGACCGTTGACCTGCCGGAAATCGCTCCCCACCGGACAGTCGGTGAAATAGTCGCTATAATTAAGGGAGAAGGACTGGTTATTGCCACCGGACTTGGGCATCTCTTGATCAAAGAAGTACAGCTAGATGGCGGCAAACGCATGTCCTGCGCCAGTTTCCTCGCTGGCCACGACGTAGAAATCGGCGAAACCCTTCCCAATTAA
- the nrdD gene encoding anaerobic ribonucleoside-triphosphate reductase, with protein sequence MSTDLMAEKMGKVNDSTDLALFVRTSEEDIVGWDRAKIVAALVRETGIDQNVAEMIGKEVEVQIKNLNLKNVTSPLIRELVDVKLLEFGLEDARRKHTRLGSPLYDVKNIIFNPNKENANVPHGPEATNLTLAENIKKEFALLSVFSADIADAHMRGDLHLHDLGFIDRPYCSGQSVEYVKKFGLDLPNALSIAKPAKHAEVLLAQMVKFSAALQGVFAGAIGWDAVNLFFAPFLVGMSDAEVRQIAQMMIYEYSQQAVARGGQAIFSDINLYWEVPKHFEKVPAMGPGGEYTGKVYGDYIKEAQRFVWALFDVYKEGDGSGRPFFFPKPLVHMTEKFFVTEGHEKFLRHISDVATTMGNTYFVFDRGETAKISECCRLSFKLEQSDLDDAKEPWRMRYSALQNVTVNLPRLAFKAGGSDEKLFELIDQHLELAAKAHVQKKSFITEILEAGQRGPLSMLAMNRDGQPYLRMFRVSYLMGILGLNEVVQAHKGQQMHESQDAVKFGLKVISHMKIKCEEMTKKYGMHFVLEQTPAESTAYRFAKLDLEHFPEAAARVVKGKIGTSEIYYTNSTYFNVSIPMSSIDRVKQEGLFHPLIDAGALTHVWLGESKPSPESIANFVTKTFHNTQNAQVAFSPEFTSCNQCGKITRGLRDKCPYCQSENIEGITRITGYFSRVSGWNKGKLAELKERYRNGNVNS encoded by the coding sequence ATGTCCACTGATTTGATGGCAGAAAAAATGGGAAAGGTGAATGATTCGACCGATCTGGCGTTGTTCGTGAGAACCTCGGAAGAGGATATCGTTGGCTGGGACCGGGCGAAGATCGTCGCGGCTCTTGTCCGCGAAACCGGGATCGACCAAAACGTCGCTGAAATGATCGGTAAAGAAGTTGAGGTCCAGATCAAAAATTTGAATTTGAAAAATGTCACCTCGCCGCTTATCCGCGAGCTGGTTGACGTGAAACTGTTGGAGTTCGGGCTCGAAGACGCCCGCCGGAAACACACCCGGCTTGGGTCGCCGCTTTACGATGTCAAAAACATAATCTTCAATCCGAACAAGGAGAACGCCAACGTTCCCCACGGACCGGAAGCGACCAATCTGACCCTGGCGGAAAACATCAAGAAGGAATTCGCCCTCCTTTCGGTCTTCTCGGCCGATATCGCCGATGCCCACATGCGCGGCGACCTTCATTTGCACGACCTTGGCTTCATTGACCGGCCGTATTGCAGCGGCCAGTCGGTCGAATACGTGAAAAAGTTCGGGCTGGACCTGCCGAACGCCCTTTCGATCGCCAAACCGGCCAAACACGCCGAAGTTCTCCTGGCCCAAATGGTAAAATTCTCGGCCGCCCTCCAGGGCGTTTTTGCCGGCGCCATCGGCTGGGACGCGGTCAACCTCTTTTTCGCCCCCTTCCTGGTTGGGATGTCCGACGCCGAAGTGCGGCAGATCGCCCAGATGATGATCTACGAATACAGCCAGCAGGCGGTCGCTCGCGGCGGCCAGGCGATCTTCTCCGATATCAATCTTTATTGGGAAGTGCCGAAACATTTTGAAAAGGTGCCGGCGATGGGCCCGGGCGGGGAATATACCGGCAAAGTCTACGGCGATTATATTAAAGAAGCCCAGCGCTTTGTTTGGGCCCTGTTCGACGTTTACAAAGAAGGGGACGGTTCCGGCCGGCCGTTCTTCTTTCCCAAACCGCTCGTTCACATGACCGAGAAATTCTTTGTGACCGAAGGGCACGAAAAGTTCCTGCGGCACATTTCCGACGTCGCGACCACCATGGGGAACACCTATTTCGTTTTCGACCGCGGCGAGACCGCCAAGATCTCGGAATGCTGCCGGCTTTCCTTCAAGCTCGAGCAGTCCGATCTTGACGATGCCAAAGAGCCGTGGCGGATGCGCTATTCGGCCCTGCAGAACGTGACGGTCAACCTGCCGCGCTTAGCTTTCAAGGCGGGCGGTTCCGATGAAAAACTCTTTGAATTGATCGATCAGCATTTGGAGCTCGCGGCCAAAGCCCATGTTCAGAAGAAGTCCTTTATTACCGAGATCCTGGAAGCCGGTCAGCGCGGCCCGCTTTCCATGCTGGCGATGAACCGGGACGGCCAGCCCTATCTGCGGATGTTCCGCGTCAGCTACCTGATGGGGATCCTGGGGCTTAACGAAGTGGTCCAGGCCCACAAAGGCCAGCAAATGCACGAGTCGCAGGACGCGGTCAAATTCGGGTTGAAGGTTATTTCTCACATGAAGATCAAATGCGAAGAGATGACCAAAAAGTACGGGATGCATTTTGTCCTGGAGCAGACCCCGGCCGAATCGACCGCTTACCGCTTTGCCAAACTCGACCTCGAGCATTTTCCGGAAGCGGCCGCCCGGGTCGTCAAAGGGAAGATCGGGACGAGCGAGATCTACTATACCAACTCGACCTATTTCAACGTTTCGATCCCGATGAGCTCGATCGACCGGGTCAAGCAGGAAGGGCTGTTCCATCCGCTGATCGACGCGGGTGCCTTGACCCACGTCTGGCTCGGAGAGAGCAAACCGTCGCCGGAATCGATCGCTAATTTCGTGACCAAAACCTTCCACAACACCCAGAACGCCCAGGTCGCGTTCTCGCCGGAATTCACCTCCTGCAACCAGTGCGGCAAGATCACCCGCGGCTTGCGCGACAAATGCCCTTATTGCCAGTCCGAGAATATCGAGGGGATCACCCGGATCACCGGTTATTTCTCCCGCGTTTCCGGTTGGAACAAAGGGAAGCTCGCCGAACTAAAAGAGAGGTATCGCAATGGAAACGTTAACAGCTAA
- the def gene encoding peptide deformylase has protein sequence MKLKIVKFPSPVLRKKAKAVKKVTPEIVRLIDEMIETMHAAPGVGLAAPQVGKSLQVIVVDIGAGPIAFVNPKVIKRSGCQVYVEGCLSLPGVEAPVERSNHVLVKGLSRDGQPLSVDAAGFLATVFQHEIDHLDGKVLIDRVSDPSLIKFVTKKEPKEELL, from the coding sequence ATGAAGCTGAAAATTGTTAAATTCCCAAGCCCGGTCCTGCGGAAAAAGGCCAAAGCGGTCAAAAAAGTCACCCCGGAAATAGTCCGGTTAATCGATGAGATGATCGAGACAATGCATGCCGCTCCCGGGGTCGGATTAGCCGCCCCCCAAGTCGGCAAATCATTGCAGGTGATCGTTGTCGATATCGGCGCCGGACCAATCGCGTTCGTTAATCCCAAGGTCATAAAACGGAGCGGCTGTCAGGTCTACGTTGAAGGCTGTCTTTCGCTTCCCGGGGTTGAGGCTCCGGTCGAACGGTCGAATCATGTTCTGGTGAAAGGGTTGTCGCGCGACGGCCAGCCGCTTTCGGTCGATGCCGCCGGCTTTCTGGCGACCGTTTTTCAGCACGAGATCGACCATCTCGACGGCAAGGTTTTGATCGACCGGGTAAGCGATCCCAGTCTGATAAAATTCGTGACCAAGAAAGAGCCTAAGGAAGAACTACTATGA
- the nrdR gene encoding transcriptional regulator NrdR — MKCPFCDSLEDKVLESREVDDAVTIRRRRECLSCRGRFTSYERIEERPVLVIKRDGRREQFSRQKVMTGILRACEKRPVSLATIETIVDEVEKALHREAGREVMSSKIGEMVMEKMHQIDKVAYIRFASVYRKFEHVSEFQREVEELTGRYLDVH, encoded by the coding sequence ATGAAATGCCCATTTTGCGATAGCCTAGAAGACAAGGTCCTGGAATCCAGGGAAGTTGACGACGCCGTAACGATTCGGAGGCGCCGGGAATGCCTTTCCTGCCGGGGGCGGTTTACCTCTTACGAACGGATCGAGGAGCGGCCAGTTTTGGTCATTAAGCGAGATGGCCGCCGCGAGCAATTCAGCCGTCAGAAAGTTATGACCGGGATCCTTCGGGCTTGTGAAAAACGTCCGGTTTCTTTGGCTACAATTGAAACGATCGTTGATGAAGTGGAAAAAGCTTTACATCGAGAGGCAGGGAGGGAGGTAATGAGCTCCAAGATCGGGGAAATGGTGATGGAAAAAATGCACCAGATCGACAAAGTCGCTTATATTAGGTTCGCGTCGGTTTATCGCAAGTTTGAACATGTTTCCGAATTCCAAAGAGAAGTCGAAGAATTAACGGGGAGGTACTTAGATGTCCACTGA
- the nrdD gene encoding anaerobic ribonucleoside-triphosphate reductase, whose protein sequence is METLTAKAPLEQRQEEATDLSVFVRTSTDDIVAWDRDRIIDALIRETELKPEVALIIAIEVEKQIKAMAVKTITAPLIRELVDVKLLEYGLEEARRKHTRLGVPVYDVRKIIFHKNKENANTPHSPEATNLTLAENIKKEFALLNVFSLPVADAHMRGDIHLHDLGFADRPYCSGQSIEFVKKFGLDLPDARGMEKPAFEPEELISQIVKFSIALHGYFAGAIGWDAVNIFIAPFIVGYNKDQIRKLARQLILEFSTAAVARGGQGLFSDLNVYWEIPKHFETVQAMGPGGQYTGKTYGDYQAEAQAFATAMFEVYLEGDGAGRPFFFPKPLVHMTEKFFATPGHETFLELISQVAAEKGTTYFVFDRGETAKISECCRLSFKLDYSDLQDAKEPWRMRYSAIQNVTVNLPRIAYLANRDEKKLFEEIDKKLELVAQAHREKRRFIEALLKEGANGPLSLLAMKRDGEAYLRLRRVTQLVGILGLNELVQFHTGKELHQDPQAVRFGLKVISYMRFKCQQLSEKYDLHFVLEQTPAESTAYRFARLDLQQFPTQSTTVIKGNYEGSEIYYTNSTYINVAHKMSPIDRVKQEGLFHPLIDAGALTHIWLGESRPDAKSIASFVIKTFKNTDNAQIAFSPEFTACDDCGKVTRGLVDRCPHCSSANIEGITRITGYFSRVPGWNKGKMGELKDRYRSADL, encoded by the coding sequence ATGGAAACGTTAACAGCTAAAGCGCCGCTTGAGCAGCGCCAGGAAGAAGCGACCGATCTTTCGGTCTTCGTTCGGACCTCGACCGACGACATCGTTGCCTGGGACCGGGACCGGATCATCGACGCCCTGATCAGGGAAACGGAACTGAAGCCGGAAGTCGCGCTGATCATCGCCATTGAAGTGGAAAAGCAGATCAAGGCGATGGCGGTCAAGACGATTACCGCTCCCCTGATCCGCGAACTGGTCGACGTCAAACTTTTGGAATACGGGCTGGAAGAGGCGCGGCGTAAACATACCCGCCTTGGGGTCCCGGTTTATGACGTTAGGAAGATCATTTTCCATAAGAACAAGGAGAACGCCAATACCCCGCACTCTCCGGAAGCGACCAACCTGACCCTGGCGGAGAACATTAAGAAAGAATTCGCCCTGCTCAATGTTTTTTCCCTGCCGGTCGCCGATGCCCACATGCGCGGCGATATCCATTTGCACGACCTTGGCTTTGCCGACCGCCCGTACTGCAGCGGCCAGTCGATCGAATTCGTGAAGAAATTCGGTCTCGACCTGCCGGACGCCCGGGGGATGGAGAAGCCGGCTTTTGAACCGGAAGAACTGATCTCGCAGATCGTGAAGTTTTCCATCGCGCTCCACGGCTATTTTGCCGGCGCCATCGGCTGGGACGCGGTCAATATTTTCATCGCCCCCTTCATCGTCGGTTATAACAAAGACCAGATTCGCAAGCTTGCCCGTCAGCTGATCCTGGAATTTTCGACCGCGGCGGTGGCGCGCGGCGGCCAGGGATTATTTTCCGACCTGAACGTTTACTGGGAGATCCCCAAACATTTTGAAACCGTCCAGGCGATGGGGCCGGGCGGCCAATACACCGGCAAGACTTACGGCGACTACCAGGCCGAAGCCCAGGCTTTTGCCACGGCGATGTTCGAGGTCTACCTGGAAGGGGATGGGGCGGGCCGTCCGTTCTTCTTTCCCAAGCCGCTGGTCCACATGACCGAAAAGTTCTTTGCCACTCCGGGTCACGAGACTTTCCTGGAGCTGATCTCCCAGGTCGCGGCCGAAAAAGGGACGACCTATTTCGTTTTTGACCGGGGGGAGACCGCCAAGATCTCGGAATGCTGCCGCCTTTCGTTCAAGCTTGATTATTCCGATCTGCAGGACGCCAAAGAGCCGTGGCGGATGCGCTATTCGGCGATCCAAAACGTGACCGTCAATCTCCCGCGGATCGCCTACCTGGCGAACCGGGACGAGAAAAAGTTGTTTGAAGAGATCGACAAGAAACTGGAGCTCGTCGCCCAGGCCCACCGGGAAAAACGGCGCTTTATCGAAGCGTTGCTCAAGGAAGGGGCCAATGGCCCGCTTTCGCTGCTGGCGATGAAACGGGACGGCGAAGCTTATCTGCGCCTGCGCCGGGTCACCCAACTGGTCGGGATCCTGGGGCTTAACGAGCTGGTCCAGTTCCACACCGGCAAAGAACTGCATCAGGACCCCCAGGCGGTCCGTTTTGGTTTGAAGGTCATTTCCTACATGAGATTCAAGTGCCAGCAGTTGTCGGAAAAGTACGACCTGCACTTTGTCCTGGAACAGACCCCGGCCGAATCGACCGCTTACCGCTTTGCCCGGCTCGACCTCCAGCAATTCCCGACCCAGTCGACGACCGTCATTAAGGGAAACTATGAAGGGTCGGAGATATATTATACGAACTCGACCTACATCAATGTCGCTCACAAGATGAGCCCGATCGACCGGGTCAAGCAGGAAGGGCTTTTCCATCCGTTGATCGACGCGGGAGCCTTGACCCATATCTGGCTGGGTGAATCGCGGCCCGACGCCAAGTCGATTGCCAGCTTCGTCATTAAGACCTTCAAGAACACCGATAACGCCCAGATCGCTTTCTCGCCGGAATTCACCGCTTGCGATGACTGCGGCAAAGTGACGAGAGGGCTGGTCGATCGCTGCCCGCACTGCAGCTCGGCTAATATCGAAGGGATCACTAGGATCACCGGTTATTTCTCCCGGGTCCCCGGCTGGAACAAAGGGAAAATGGGAGAGTTAAAAGACCGCTACCGTTCTGCCGATCTGTGA
- the priA gene encoding primosomal protein N' produces the protein MYAEVILSKAAERIDKIYHYAIPENLKQTIKIGQPVVFPFGKRREIGYVVGFVEKADVPQVKEIAEIITEKPLFNENQVKLANWISEYYCSFRLSALRLVMPPGKKDVKSLKTKPRSQKAEAKAEGATSGPELTADQAKAVVAITASLAAGDGAHFLLFGVTGSGKTEVYMKSVEQALAQGKSSIVMVPEIALTPQLVQRFKARFGDGIALVHSDLTGAKRRQEWDRIASGEAKIILGARSALFAPATDLGLIVIDEEYERSYKQDNAPRYHVRETAAYLASLTKATIVLGSATPAVETYYEAEQGNLRILALPDRIDARPLPPVEIIDMRRERGGLLSKKLRDELRLTLERGEQAILFINRRGYFTYVQCRDCGFALQCPHCSISLTYHSSDQLLRCNRCGYSVAPPKGCPQCNSSSLGYFGTGTQRIENEVAEVFPAARILRYDRDSVSKRGSHEAFFSVFAEGKADVLIGTQMVAKGLDVAKVTLVGVVSADTAINLPDFRSAEYTFQLLTQVAGRAGRHKLPGKVIVQTHAPDHYAILAAAKQDYELFYRQEIVHRQELGYPPFSRLISLLFTGVEAARTLKAAEEVGRMILAVKKAGVLGPAPAVISKLHGEWRYRLLIKGELEESRSIIKKVLNNFKPEGVSLTIDIDPMNLL, from the coding sequence ATGTACGCGGAAGTGATTCTCTCCAAGGCGGCGGAACGGATCGACAAGATCTACCATTACGCCATTCCAGAAAACCTAAAGCAGACAATTAAGATTGGCCAACCGGTTGTTTTCCCTTTTGGCAAGCGTCGGGAGATTGGCTATGTTGTCGGCTTTGTTGAAAAAGCGGACGTCCCCCAGGTTAAGGAGATCGCGGAAATCATTACCGAAAAACCGCTGTTTAACGAAAACCAGGTTAAATTGGCCAATTGGATATCTGAATACTATTGCTCCTTCCGGCTCTCCGCCCTGCGACTGGTGATGCCCCCCGGGAAAAAGGACGTTAAAAGTTTAAAGACGAAGCCAAGGAGTCAGAAAGCCGAGGCTAAGGCAGAGGGCGCAACTTCCGGTCCAGAGTTGACTGCCGACCAAGCCAAAGCGGTTGTCGCGATTACCGCTTCGTTAGCGGCCGGCGATGGCGCTCATTTCCTTTTATTCGGGGTGACCGGGTCGGGGAAGACCGAAGTTTACATGAAGAGCGTGGAACAAGCACTTGCCCAGGGTAAAAGTTCGATCGTGATGGTCCCGGAAATTGCCCTGACTCCGCAATTGGTCCAGCGTTTTAAGGCCAGGTTTGGGGATGGGATCGCCCTGGTCCATAGCGATCTGACCGGCGCGAAAAGACGGCAGGAATGGGACCGGATCGCCAGCGGTGAGGCGAAGATCATTCTTGGGGCGCGTTCGGCGCTCTTCGCGCCGGCAACCGATCTTGGCTTGATAGTGATCGATGAAGAATATGAACGCTCCTATAAACAGGACAATGCCCCCCGCTATCACGTCCGGGAAACGGCCGCTTACTTGGCTTCATTGACAAAGGCGACGATCGTTCTTGGTTCGGCGACGCCAGCGGTTGAAACTTATTACGAAGCGGAGCAGGGAAACCTGCGGATCTTGGCGCTTCCCGACCGGATCGATGCCCGGCCGCTCCCCCCGGTCGAGATCATTGATATGCGCCGGGAGCGGGGGGGCTTGCTGTCGAAGAAATTACGTGATGAGCTTCGCCTAACTTTAGAGCGGGGCGAGCAAGCGATCCTTTTTATCAACCGGCGCGGTTATTTTACCTATGTTCAGTGCCGGGATTGCGGTTTCGCGCTCCAGTGCCCGCACTGTTCGATTTCGCTGACCTACCACAGCAGTGATCAGCTGCTTCGTTGCAACCGTTGCGGGTATTCGGTCGCGCCGCCAAAGGGTTGTCCGCAATGCAACAGTTCGAGCCTTGGCTATTTCGGGACCGGGACCCAGCGGATCGAAAACGAAGTGGCGGAGGTTTTTCCCGCCGCCCGGATCCTCCGCTATGACCGGGACTCGGTCAGCAAGCGGGGTTCGCACGAGGCGTTCTTCTCGGTCTTTGCCGAAGGGAAAGCCGATGTGCTGATCGGGACGCAGATGGTCGCCAAAGGGTTGGATGTCGCCAAGGTCACGCTGGTCGGCGTGGTTTCGGCCGATACCGCTATTAACTTGCCTGATTTTAGGTCGGCCGAATATACCTTTCAGCTTCTGACCCAGGTTGCTGGGCGGGCCGGTCGTCATAAGTTACCGGGTAAAGTGATTGTCCAGACCCATGCTCCGGACCATTACGCGATCCTGGCGGCCGCCAAACAGGACTACGAATTATTTTATCGCCAGGAGATCGTTCATCGTCAGGAACTTGGCTACCCTCCGTTCTCTCGACTGATCAGCCTGCTTTTTACCGGAGTGGAGGCGGCGCGGACTTTAAAAGCGGCGGAAGAGGTCGGCCGGATGATCCTGGCGGTCAAAAAGGCTGGGGTCTTAGGCCCGGCCCCGGCGGTGATCAGTAAGCTGCATGGCGAGTGGCGCTATCGTTTGCTCATCAAAGGGGAGTTGGAAGAAAGCCGGTCGATTATTAAAAAAGTATTAAATAATTTTAAGCCGGAAGGGGTTTCGCTGACGATTGACATTGATCCGATGAATTTACTCTAA
- a CDS encoding thioredoxin family protein — protein sequence MEKQLEVKVFGKPGCEFCKTTVKKFETFFGRWNINDSQVKLSFFDMETVDGLAEGAFYSVTKIPATVIEHQADIVKRWDGKVPLSEEFKEIFVTETVVSPKEIN from the coding sequence ATGGAAAAGCAATTGGAAGTAAAAGTATTCGGGAAACCGGGCTGTGAGTTTTGCAAGACGACGGTGAAGAAGTTTGAGACCTTTTTCGGCCGCTGGAATATTAACGACAGCCAGGTAAAACTATCATTTTTTGACATGGAAACGGTGGATGGTTTGGCGGAAGGGGCTTTTTACAGCGTGACCAAAATCCCGGCGACCGTGATCGAACATCAGGCCGATATCGTTAAACGCTGGGACGGCAAAGTTCCGCTGTCGGAAGAGTTCAAGGAAATATTTGTCACCGAAACGGTGGTTAGTCCTAAAGAAATCAATTAA
- the coaBC gene encoding bifunctional phosphopantothenoylcysteine decarboxylase/phosphopantothenate--cysteine ligase CoaBC, giving the protein MLQGKTIILGVTGCIAAYKAATIVSRLKDLGADIWVVMTKEGAQLVGPLTFRTLSGNPVVLDLYSQEIANTPVPHIALSQKADLIVIAPATANVIGKLAGGLADDALSTMALSTTAKKLLAPAMNCEMWRNPAVVANVEKARLFGWETIGPVEGKLACGDNGIGRMSEPEEIVARIVELLVPRQDLKGKKFLITAGGTREPLDPVRYLSNRSSGKMGYALAEAARRRGATVTLISANVNLPVPLDLRPIKVETAKDLLAAVLEHLNEADAVIMAAAVADFKVKNQKAKIKKETGLTLELEENPDILKAVARQKGNKKVVGFALETEDLIGNAKKKLAEKNLDLIVANGPENFDNDLAKVVLIGKSGEALALPSAAKLIVADQILDAVF; this is encoded by the coding sequence ATGCTACAAGGCAAGACAATCATTCTCGGGGTTACCGGTTGTATTGCCGCTTACAAAGCCGCGACGATTGTTTCCCGCTTAAAAGACCTGGGGGCTGATATCTGGGTCGTCATGACCAAAGAAGGGGCCCAGCTAGTTGGTCCGCTGACCTTCCGTACTTTATCCGGCAACCCGGTGGTTCTCGACCTTTACTCCCAAGAAATTGCCAACACGCCTGTTCCACACATCGCTCTTTCCCAAAAGGCTGACCTAATTGTCATTGCTCCGGCGACCGCCAACGTGATCGGCAAGCTCGCCGGTGGTTTGGCCGACGATGCCTTATCGACCATGGCCCTTTCGACCACCGCTAAAAAACTGCTTGCCCCGGCGATGAACTGCGAAATGTGGCGTAATCCGGCGGTCGTCGCCAACGTGGAAAAGGCCCGCCTCTTTGGCTGGGAAACGATCGGCCCGGTCGAAGGGAAACTGGCTTGCGGTGATAACGGTATTGGAAGAATGAGCGAACCGGAAGAAATTGTTGCCAGGATAGTCGAGTTGCTGGTCCCGCGCCAGGACCTTAAAGGGAAAAAGTTTTTAATAACCGCCGGGGGGACAAGGGAACCGCTTGACCCGGTCCGTTATTTGTCCAACCGCTCATCGGGGAAGATGGGTTACGCTCTGGCCGAAGCGGCCAGGCGGCGCGGCGCGACGGTTACCTTGATCTCCGCGAATGTTAACTTGCCTGTTCCTTTGGATCTTAGGCCGATCAAAGTTGAAACCGCCAAGGATTTGCTGGCCGCGGTCCTCGAACACCTAAACGAGGCCGACGCGGTGATCATGGCCGCGGCGGTCGCCGACTTTAAGGTTAAGAACCAAAAAGCAAAGATCAAAAAAGAGACTGGGCTGACCTTAGAACTTGAAGAAAACCCTGATATTCTGAAGGCCGTCGCCCGGCAAAAGGGGAACAAAAAGGTGGTCGGCTTCGCCCTGGAGACAGAGGACTTGATCGGGAACGCCAAAAAGAAGCTGGCCGAAAAAAACCTGGACCTGATCGTTGCCAATGGACCGGAAAATTTCGACAATGACCTGGCCAAGGTCGTCTTAATTGGGAAAAGTGGAGAAGCGCTAGCCCTGCCATCCGCCGCCAAATTGATCGTTGCCGATCAGATTCTAGACGCCGTTTTTTAG
- a CDS encoding HD domain-containing phosphohydrolase: MRTDKILPRYVFIAHFDRAPLQQLARQYRIHGEIPARNEVLRRLGLDLAKIPAEFGYRLCQATDAEFAASARNSAASLIELEQHLPVQEREILLKVLHASIAGHHSATAQHELRVAKLCRWLGAAIGLPANSRTRLFQAGYLHDVGKIIVPAANLDRAGSLDPNESDLIRRGHLIFGYYLLTQFTASREAAKIIGFNHIFDGNTPEGFSFANITVEGQILSLVDYFDAITEPRKYRTEHYTTKQALTFIKERERDGFRYDRPLVAAFEQLLKNGV; encoded by the coding sequence ATGAGAACAGATAAAATCTTACCAAGATATGTCTTTATCGCCCATTTTGATCGGGCTCCGCTGCAACAACTTGCCCGGCAATACCGGATCCACGGGGAAATCCCCGCCCGGAATGAAGTGCTTCGAAGGCTTGGTCTGGATCTGGCCAAAATACCCGCCGAGTTCGGTTACCGCCTTTGCCAGGCAACCGACGCCGAATTCGCGGCCAGCGCCAGGAACAGCGCCGCTTCGCTGATCGAGCTTGAACAACACCTTCCCGTCCAGGAACGGGAAATATTATTGAAAGTTTTACACGCCAGCATCGCCGGACACCATTCAGCGACCGCTCAACATGAACTACGGGTCGCCAAACTCTGCCGGTGGCTGGGCGCGGCGATCGGCTTGCCGGCCAACAGCCGAACCCGCCTCTTTCAAGCCGGTTATCTGCACGATGTCGGCAAGATCATCGTTCCTGCCGCCAACCTCGACAGAGCCGGTTCGCTTGACCCGAACGAAAGCGACCTGATCAGGCGCGGACACCTTATCTTCGGCTATTATCTGCTGACCCAGTTCACGGCTTCCCGGGAAGCGGCCAAGATCATCGGTTTCAACCATATCTTTGACGGTAATACGCCCGAAGGTTTTTCTTTCGCGAATATCACGGTCGAAGGCCAAATCCTTTCCCTGGTCGATTATTTCGACGCGATAACCGAGCCCCGCAAATATCGGACGGAACATTACACGACTAAACAGGCTTTGACTTTTATAAAGGAAAGAGAAAGAGATGGTTTTCGGTACGATCGGCCGCTGGTAGCCGCCTTCGAGCAACTGCTAAAAAACGGCGTCTAG